In Spirochaeta thermophila DSM 6578, the DNA window ACCCAGTAGATCCCGTCCTGGATGAGCACCACCACGTCTTCTTCAGTGGCGCACTCCAGTTTGACCTGATCTTCTTTGTGTTCCGGTCCGTGTTTCACCAGAATGAGTGCCATGTGTTCCCCCTTTCCTCACATCCAGATCACGAAGTTGTGTTCGTGAAAGAGCTTTGAGAGATGCTCTTTGCTCACCAACGTGACGGGATACCCCTCATCCAGATTCTCCACTCGGTATGCCGAGAGATCCTCTTTTACTGCGTAGAGCTGAGTCCCGAACCGGTTGAGCTGCTTCTGTGCGAGGGAGCAGGGGAGGAGTCCCACCTTGTCCGGCGCAAGGGCTGCATTGAGCGCCGCCACCGCCCTGTCCAGGAGAAGCACGGAGGGTTCTAAGTCGTCACCGGCGTACATGCCGAGGGCGGTGCGGAACGCCTCGTTCACCCATATGGTTCCTACCGGCGCATGATGCACCACGAACAGTATCTTCTTCATCGCTTTCCTCCCCTATGGAC includes these proteins:
- a CDS encoding DsrE family protein, producing the protein MKKILFVVHHAPVGTIWVNEAFRTALGMYAGDDLEPSVLLLDRAVAALNAALAPDKVGLLPCSLAQKQLNRFGTQLYAVKEDLSAYRVENLDEGYPVTLVSKEHLSKLFHEHNFVIWM